The Micromonospora sp. M71_S20 genome has a window encoding:
- a CDS encoding RNA polymerase sigma factor, protein MPDVDGFDEFYRGSRQRLLGYVYALTGDLAEAQDAVQEAYIRAWQRWSTVSAYEEPEAWVRVVASRIAVSRWRSLRSRARAYLRHGANESVPGPDTATVEVVTALRRLPEEQRTAIALYYLVGMPVAEVARQTATPVGTVKARLFRGRAALAGLLAVSDLEEAADA, encoded by the coding sequence GTGCCGGACGTCGACGGGTTCGACGAGTTCTACCGGGGCAGCCGGCAACGGCTGCTCGGCTACGTCTACGCGCTCACCGGCGATCTCGCCGAGGCGCAGGACGCCGTGCAGGAGGCGTACATCCGGGCCTGGCAGCGCTGGTCGACGGTGAGCGCGTACGAGGAGCCGGAGGCGTGGGTGCGGGTGGTGGCGAGCCGGATCGCGGTGAGCCGGTGGCGCAGCCTGCGCAGCCGGGCCCGCGCCTACCTGCGGCACGGCGCCAACGAGAGCGTGCCCGGCCCGGACACCGCCACCGTCGAGGTGGTCACCGCCCTGCGCCGACTCCCCGAGGAGCAGCGCACCGCGATCGCCCTCTACTACCTGGTCGGCATGCCGGTCGCGGAGGTGGCCCGGCAGACGGCCACCCCGGTGGGCACCGTCAAGGCCCGACTCTTCCGGGGGCGTGCCGCGCTCGCCGGGCTGCTCGCCGTCTCTGACCTGGAGGAGGCCGCCGATGCGTGA
- a CDS encoding acyl-CoA carboxylase subunit beta, with product MTTETGINIHSTAGKLADLERRVDEAVHAGSARAVEKQHARGKKTARERIEMLLDEGSFVELDELARHRSTNFGLARTRPYGDGVITGYGTIDGRQVCVFAQDFTVFGGSLGEVFGEKIVKVMDLAMKIGCPVVGINDSGGARIQEGVASLGLYGEIFFRNVRASGVIPQISLIMGPCAGGAVYSPAVTDFTVMVDQTSHMFITGPDVIKTVTGEDVGMEELGGARTHNARSGNAHYLATDEQDAIDYVKALLSYLPSNNLDEPVVFDAPADLDVTEEDRELDTLIPDSANQPYDMHRVIEHVLDDGEFLEVQPLYAQNMVVGYGRVEGRPVGVVANQPMHFAGTLDIAASEKAARFVRTCDAFNIPVLTFVDVPGFLPGTGQEWDGIIRRGAKLIYAYAEATVPKVTVITRKAYGGAYDVMGSKHLGADLNFAWPTAQIAVMGAQGAVNILYRSELAAAEDPAAVRAEKIAEYEDTLANPYIAAERGYVDSVIPPHETRAQIVRALRVLRTKRETLPPKKHGNIPL from the coding sequence GTGACTACCGAGACCGGGATCAACATCCACAGCACCGCGGGCAAGCTGGCCGACCTGGAGCGGCGGGTCGACGAGGCGGTGCACGCCGGGTCGGCGCGCGCGGTCGAGAAGCAGCACGCGAGGGGCAAGAAGACCGCCCGCGAGCGGATCGAGATGCTGCTCGACGAGGGTTCCTTCGTCGAGCTGGACGAGCTGGCCCGGCACCGGTCCACCAACTTCGGGCTGGCGAGGACCCGCCCGTACGGCGACGGCGTCATCACCGGCTACGGCACCATCGACGGCCGGCAGGTCTGCGTCTTCGCCCAGGACTTCACCGTCTTCGGCGGCTCCCTCGGCGAGGTCTTCGGCGAGAAGATCGTCAAGGTCATGGACCTGGCCATGAAGATCGGCTGCCCGGTCGTCGGGATCAACGACTCCGGGGGCGCGCGCATCCAGGAGGGTGTCGCCTCGCTCGGCCTCTACGGCGAGATCTTCTTCCGCAACGTGCGGGCCAGCGGCGTCATCCCGCAGATCTCCCTGATCATGGGCCCGTGCGCCGGCGGCGCGGTCTACTCCCCGGCGGTCACGGACTTCACCGTGATGGTCGACCAGACCTCGCACATGTTCATCACCGGCCCGGACGTCATCAAGACGGTCACCGGCGAGGACGTGGGCATGGAGGAGCTGGGCGGCGCCCGTACGCACAACGCGCGCAGCGGCAACGCGCACTACCTCGCCACGGACGAGCAGGACGCGATCGACTACGTCAAGGCGCTGCTGTCGTACCTGCCGTCGAACAACCTGGACGAGCCGGTGGTCTTCGACGCGCCCGCCGACCTCGACGTGACCGAGGAGGACCGGGAGCTGGACACGCTGATCCCCGACTCGGCGAACCAGCCGTACGACATGCACCGGGTGATCGAGCACGTCCTCGACGACGGCGAGTTCCTGGAGGTCCAGCCCCTCTACGCGCAGAACATGGTCGTCGGCTACGGCCGGGTCGAGGGCCGGCCGGTCGGCGTGGTCGCCAACCAGCCGATGCACTTCGCCGGCACCCTGGACATCGCCGCCTCGGAGAAGGCCGCCCGGTTCGTGCGCACCTGCGACGCGTTCAACATCCCGGTGCTGACCTTCGTGGACGTCCCCGGGTTCCTGCCCGGCACCGGCCAGGAGTGGGACGGCATCATCCGCCGGGGCGCGAAGCTCATCTACGCGTACGCCGAGGCCACCGTCCCGAAGGTCACCGTGATCACCCGCAAGGCGTACGGCGGGGCGTACGACGTGATGGGCTCCAAGCACCTCGGCGCGGACCTGAACTTCGCCTGGCCGACCGCGCAGATCGCGGTGATGGGCGCGCAGGGCGCGGTGAACATCCTCTACCGCTCGGAGCTGGCCGCCGCCGAGGACCCGGCAGCCGTGCGGGCCGAGAAGATCGCCGAGTACGAGGACACCCTCGCCAACCCGTACATCGCGGCGGAGCGCGGCTACGTGGACAGCGTCATCCCGCCGCACGAGACGCGGGCCCAGATCGTCCGCGCGCTGCGGGTGCTGCGCACCAAGCGCGAGACCCTGCCGCCGAAGAAGCACGGCAACATCCCGCTGTGA